In Amycolatopsis coloradensis, one genomic interval encodes:
- a CDS encoding diacylglycerol kinase, giving the protein MRVVQWSTGNVGRHALAGIAARPDLELAGVWVSSDAKAGVDAGDLAGLGRPLGVTATTDAAALIALRPDCVLYTAMADDRLPEAVEDLKRFLRAGINVVSSSPVFLQYPEGVVPPEMIEPIREAAREGGASLWVNGVDPGFANDWLPLVLTGVCERIDEVRCLEILDYSTYDNGKVLFEIMGFGREMDDLPLLLQPGVLSLAWGSVVRQLAAGLDVGLDAVEEVYERLPAPETFEIASGTIKEGTAAALRFEVRGMRGGRAVCVLEHVTRLRGDLGPDWPQPSGQGCYRVQVTGEPRYELDLRLVGTDGDHNTAGLKATAMRLVNAIPAVVAAPPGLLTALDLPLVTGRGLVAP; this is encoded by the coding sequence GTGCGCGTGGTCCAGTGGAGTACCGGGAACGTCGGCCGCCACGCGCTGGCGGGGATAGCCGCGCGGCCGGATCTCGAACTCGCCGGAGTCTGGGTTTCGAGCGACGCCAAGGCGGGCGTGGACGCTGGGGATCTGGCCGGGCTCGGTCGTCCGCTGGGTGTCACCGCGACGACCGACGCGGCCGCGCTCATCGCTCTGAGGCCCGATTGCGTGCTCTACACGGCGATGGCCGACGACCGGCTGCCCGAGGCCGTCGAAGACCTGAAACGCTTCCTGCGCGCGGGGATCAACGTGGTGTCCAGCAGCCCGGTGTTCCTCCAGTATCCCGAAGGCGTCGTCCCGCCGGAGATGATCGAGCCGATCCGGGAGGCCGCTCGCGAAGGCGGTGCTTCGCTGTGGGTCAACGGTGTCGACCCCGGTTTCGCCAACGACTGGCTGCCGCTGGTGCTCACCGGCGTGTGCGAACGGATCGACGAGGTGCGCTGCCTGGAGATCCTCGACTATTCGACGTACGACAACGGCAAGGTGCTGTTCGAGATCATGGGCTTCGGCCGGGAGATGGACGATCTGCCACTGCTGCTGCAGCCGGGTGTGCTGTCGCTGGCCTGGGGCAGCGTCGTGCGGCAGCTCGCGGCCGGGCTGGACGTCGGACTCGATGCCGTCGAGGAGGTCTATGAACGGCTTCCGGCTCCCGAGACGTTCGAGATCGCTTCGGGGACGATCAAAGAAGGCACGGCGGCGGCGCTGCGGTTCGAGGTGCGCGGCATGCGCGGCGGGCGGGCGGTGTGCGTGCTGGAGCACGTCACGCGGCTGCGCGGCGACCTCGGGCCGGACTGGCCGCAGCCGAGCGGGCAGGGCTGCTACCGCGTCCAGGTGACCGGGGAGCCTCGGTATGAACTGGACCTGCGCCTGGTCGGCACCGACGGCGACCACAACACGGCCGGGCTGAAGGCGACCGCGATGCGGCTGGTGAACGCGATCCCGGCGGTGGTGGCGGCTCCGCCCGGGCTGCTGACGGCGCTGGACCTG
- a CDS encoding SDR family oxidoreductase has translation MILDRFRLTDQVAVVTGAGRGIGAATAVALAEAGADVVISSRTETQLDDVAALVAATGRRAHVVPADLSDPAAAGELARIAAAEFGRLDLVVNNVGGTYPRPLLETTAEFLEEAFRFNVSTAHALTVAAAPSLLETGGSVVNISSVMGRVTGRGFAAYGTAKAALAHYTRLAAADLAPKVRVNAISVGSVATSALEVVVGNDELRGRMEAATPLRRIGEAEDIAATVVFLASGAGRYVTGKIIEVDGGLQAPNLELGLPDL, from the coding sequence ATGATCCTGGACCGTTTCCGGCTCACCGACCAGGTCGCCGTGGTCACCGGCGCCGGACGCGGGATCGGCGCGGCGACGGCCGTGGCACTCGCCGAGGCCGGTGCCGACGTGGTGATCTCGTCCCGCACCGAAACCCAGCTCGACGACGTGGCGGCCCTGGTCGCCGCCACCGGCCGGCGCGCGCACGTGGTGCCCGCCGACCTGAGCGACCCGGCCGCCGCGGGCGAGCTGGCTCGGATCGCGGCGGCGGAATTCGGGCGGCTGGACCTGGTGGTCAACAACGTCGGCGGAACCTATCCCCGGCCGCTACTGGAAACCACCGCCGAATTCCTCGAGGAAGCCTTTCGTTTCAACGTCTCGACCGCACACGCACTGACCGTCGCGGCGGCCCCGTCCCTGCTGGAGACGGGCGGATCGGTCGTCAACATCTCGTCGGTCATGGGCCGCGTGACCGGCCGTGGCTTCGCCGCGTACGGGACGGCGAAGGCCGCGCTGGCGCACTACACCCGGCTCGCGGCGGCCGATCTCGCGCCGAAGGTGCGGGTGAACGCGATCTCGGTCGGCTCGGTGGCGACTTCCGCGCTCGAAGTGGTGGTGGGCAACGACGAACTGCGCGGCCGGATGGAGGCCGCCACTCCCCTGCGCCGGATCGGCGAGGCCGAGGACATCGCGGCCACCGTCGTGTTCCTGGCGTCGGGCGCGGGCCGGTACGTCACCGGCAAGATCATCGAAGTCGACGGCGGATTGCAGGCCCCGAACCTCGAGCTGGGCCTGCCCGATCTGTAG